From Cricetulus griseus strain 17A/GY unplaced genomic scaffold, alternate assembly CriGri-PICRH-1.0 unplaced_scaffold_218, whole genome shotgun sequence, a single genomic window includes:
- the LOC113837953 gene encoding LOW QUALITY PROTEIN: probable N-acetyltransferase CML1 isoform X2 (The sequence of the model RefSeq protein was modified relative to this genomic sequence to represent the inferred CDS: inserted 1 base in 1 codon): MPRLDTQQSPMAPYHIRQYQDSDHKXVLDLITRGMEEHIPATFGHVLTLPRTILLFLGLPLAMVLVSGSWLLATVCIFSLLLVLRLLARQPWKEYVTKCLHTDMADITKSYLSVCGSGFWVAESGIQVVGIVGGLPVKDPPVGRKQLELLHLSVSSQHRGQGIAKALIRTVLQFARDQGYSDVVLETSFRKTGPEPLYLSMSFWRTGQYFMSVFWRLVDIPIIQLEYSLPSA, from the exons aTGCCGAGACTTGACACCCAGCAGTCTCCCATGGCTCCTTATCACATCCGCCAGTACCAGGACAGCGACCACA AGGTACTGGATTTGATCACAAGGGGCATGGAGGAGCACATTCCCGCCACCTTCGGCCACGTGCTGACGCTGCCCCGAACCATTCTGCTCTTTCTTGGGTTGCCACttgccatggtcctggtgtctGGGTCCTGGCTGCTAGCGACTGTGTGCATCTTCTCTCTGCTCCTAGTGCTGCGGCTCCTTGCCAGGCAGCCCTGGAAGGAGTATGTGACCAAGTGTTTGCACACAGACATGGCTGACATCACCAAGTCCTACCTGAGTGTGTGTGGCTCAGGTTTCTGGGTGGCTGAGTCTGGGATTCAGGTGGTGGGCATAGTGGGTGGTCTGCCAGTCAAGGATCCCCCAGTAGGGAGGAAGCAGCTGGAGCTCTTACACCTGTCTGTGTCCTCACAACATCGAGGACAGGGAATAGCGAAAGCACTGATCAGAACTGTCCTCCAGTTTGCACGGGACCAGGGCTACAGTGATGTTGTCCTTGAGACCAGTTTCAGGAAGACAGGCCCTGAGCCCCTCTACCTGAGCATGAGCTTCTGGAGGACAGGCCAGTACTTCATGAGTGTGTTCTGGAGGTTAGTGGATATTCCTATAATTCAATTAGAGTATTCCCTCCCTTCGGCCTAG